One window of the Leptotrichia massiliensis genome contains the following:
- a CDS encoding glycoside hydrolase family 13 protein, whose translation MNTKKLDKKWWKKEVGYQIYPRSFYDSNNDGIGDLNGITEKLDYLKNLGITLIWICPVYKSPMDDNGYDISDYYDINPEFGTKEDLERLISEAEKREIKIILDLVINHTSDEHEWFLEALKNPESKYRNYYIFKRGKNGLPPTNWRSHFGGSAWEKVEGETDENGNEMYYLHLFSKKQPDLNWENPEVREELYKMVNYWLEKGIAGFRVDAINSIKKDKDYLDLPVDGADGFAFSIKYTLNQPGIEEFLGELAKKTFKKYNCMTVAETPLLEYERYNDFIGEDGFFSMIFDFSYSDLDMAKEGFYYSVQDVKINELRKKIFESQLTQQKYGWGAPFLENHDLPRSLNKFLGKKANEINAKLLATLFFFLRGTPFIYQGQEIGMDNFERTDIAQFDDIASKDQYQRALGEGFSPEEALYFVNKRSRDNSRTPFQWNSTKNAGFSKNEDVKAWIELTGSQDKVNAESQINNENSIFAHYKKMIDLRQNGKYSDCLIFGEFVPVELENDEIIAYVRKYENQQVLCVNNFSDKKQKVELSEIAKNIDETEIKLGDILINNYENVENDGNVLVLEGYQSLLVEIHML comes from the coding sequence ATGAATACAAAAAAACTAGATAAAAAATGGTGGAAAAAAGAAGTTGGATATCAAATATATCCAAGAAGTTTTTATGACAGCAACAATGACGGAATCGGAGATTTAAATGGAATTACTGAAAAACTTGACTATCTGAAAAATCTGGGGATAACACTTATCTGGATTTGTCCTGTGTATAAGTCGCCAATGGATGACAATGGATACGATATTTCTGATTATTATGATATAAATCCTGAATTTGGAACAAAGGAAGATTTGGAAAGATTAATTTCAGAGGCGGAAAAAAGAGAAATAAAGATAATTTTAGATTTAGTAATTAATCATACTTCAGATGAGCATGAGTGGTTTTTGGAAGCGTTGAAAAATCCTGAAAGCAAGTATAGAAATTATTATATTTTTAAAAGAGGAAAAAATGGACTGCCACCAACAAACTGGAGAAGCCATTTTGGAGGCTCTGCTTGGGAAAAGGTTGAAGGAGAAACTGATGAAAATGGGAATGAAATGTATTATTTACATTTATTTTCAAAGAAACAGCCTGATTTAAATTGGGAAAATCCTGAAGTTAGGGAAGAACTTTATAAAATGGTAAATTACTGGCTGGAAAAAGGAATTGCAGGTTTCAGGGTAGATGCTATAAATTCAATAAAAAAAGACAAAGATTATCTAGACTTGCCTGTTGATGGAGCAGATGGTTTTGCATTTAGCATAAAATATACGTTAAATCAGCCAGGAATTGAGGAATTTTTAGGAGAACTGGCAAAAAAAACATTTAAGAAGTACAACTGCATGACTGTAGCTGAAACACCTTTACTTGAATACGAAAGATACAATGATTTTATTGGTGAAGATGGATTTTTTTCAATGATTTTTGATTTCAGCTATTCTGATTTGGATATGGCGAAAGAAGGTTTTTACTATTCAGTGCAGGATGTGAAAATTAATGAATTGAGAAAAAAAATTTTTGAAAGTCAGCTGACACAGCAGAAATATGGATGGGGAGCACCATTTTTAGAAAATCACGATTTGCCAAGAAGTTTGAATAAATTTTTAGGGAAAAAAGCAAATGAAATAAATGCAAAATTACTTGCGACATTGTTTTTCTTTTTACGTGGGACACCGTTTATTTATCAGGGACAGGAAATAGGAATGGACAATTTTGAGAGAACTGACATAGCACAGTTTGATGATATTGCTAGCAAAGATCAGTATCAACGAGCATTGGGAGAAGGGTTTTCGCCTGAAGAAGCACTATATTTTGTAAACAAAAGAAGCCGTGACAATTCAAGAACACCTTTCCAGTGGAATAGCACTAAAAATGCAGGATTTTCAAAAAATGAAGATGTAAAAGCATGGATAGAATTAACGGGAAGTCAAGATAAAGTAAATGCAGAATCTCAAATAAATAATGAAAATTCAATTTTTGCCCATTATAAAAAAATGATTGATTTACGGCAAAATGGAAAATATTCAGATTGCCTGATTTTTGGAGAATTTGTTCCAGTAGAATTGGAAAATGATGAAATAATCGCATATGTAAGAAAATATGAAAATCAGCAAGTTCTTTGCGTTAATAATTTTTCTGATAAAAAACAGAAAGTGGAGCTAAGCGAAATTGCTAAAAATATTGATGAAACAGAAATCAAGCTAGGAGATATTCTGATTAATAACTATGAGAATGTTGAAAATGATGGCAATGTGTTAGTTTTGGAAGGATACCAAAGTTTGTTAGTGGAAATTCACATGTTATAA
- a CDS encoding replication initiation protein, which translates to MNIYFSEEFTNLQTNIKLEFSKKITKNEKIFLKLVFFRIISDSLFLKKAEIRFEEIFSTLEFDSIDNLTTFFKTLSEKYILFSTDSKFSGSFGIISSFILHSDYCQIFFTEEFKSCFSLKKNFFSLLDIEKFIFMNDSFSFNFYNNIIKNLKNKNEVTLPVSLVKMYLNTDNKYERFFDFEKHILKKAISDINTFTDFSVEYEKIKESKKATNKIISINFFINKSRQSYKPYDNKIYKMLELIKEKISNPEEIYHLFVLYVTKRGYKYVYDNIDYVKNSFSEDFEKNLKKSLMLNLASNNLKLFVNVSKSVKSPIVLFYTLTRKLNKIKRHYPKIEELMHNFKLRNIDSISYFNDKDSFEFSNKHIRIFVKYYSSKKSIIEIYLPSNIIEKMKLEKEI; encoded by the coding sequence ATGAATATCTATTTTTCAGAAGAATTTACAAATCTTCAAACAAATATCAAACTTGAATTTTCAAAAAAAATAACAAAAAATGAAAAAATATTTCTTAAATTAGTATTTTTTAGAATTATTTCAGATTCTTTATTTTTAAAAAAAGCTGAAATCAGATTTGAAGAAATTTTTTCTACACTTGAATTTGATTCAATCGACAATCTCACAACATTTTTTAAAACTCTATCAGAAAAATACATACTTTTTTCTACAGATTCTAAATTTTCAGGTTCTTTTGGAATTATTTCATCCTTTATTTTGCATTCTGACTATTGCCAGATATTTTTTACTGAAGAATTTAAAAGTTGTTTTTCTCTCAAAAAAAATTTTTTCTCTCTTCTTGATATTGAAAAATTTATTTTTATGAATGATTCCTTCTCATTCAATTTTTATAATAATATTATCAAAAATTTAAAAAATAAAAACGAAGTTACTTTACCTGTTTCATTAGTAAAAATGTATTTAAACACAGATAACAAATATGAAAGATTTTTTGATTTTGAAAAACACATTTTGAAAAAAGCTATATCAGATATAAATACTTTTACAGATTTTTCAGTTGAATATGAAAAGATAAAAGAAAGTAAAAAAGCAACAAATAAAATTATTTCAATAAATTTTTTTATTAATAAATCAAGACAGTCTTACAAGCCTTATGATAATAAAATTTATAAAATGTTGGAACTTATTAAGGAAAAAATTTCTAATCCTGAAGAAATTTATCATTTATTCGTTCTATACGTAACAAAGAGAGGATATAAATATGTCTATGATAACATAGATTATGTAAAAAATTCTTTTTCTGAAGATTTTGAAAAAAATTTAAAAAAATCTCTTATGCTTAATCTAGCTTCAAACAACCTAAAACTTTTTGTAAATGTATCAAAATCCGTTAAATCTCCGATAGTACTATTTTACACTCTTACAAGAAAACTTAACAAAATTAAAAGACATTATCCAAAAATTGAAGAACTTATGCATAACTTTAAATTAAGAAACATTGATTCCATAAGCTATTTTAACGATAAGGACTCTTTTGAATTTTCAAATAAACATATCAGAATTTTTGTAAAATATTATTCTAGCAAAAAATCCATTATTGAAATATATCTTCCAAGCAATATTATTGAAAAAATGAAACTAGAAAAGGAAATTTAA
- a CDS encoding PTS sugar transporter subunit IIC, whose amino-acid sequence MFDKLEKVLGPLASKLSSNKVLAAIRDGFLVGTPLIIAASIFLVIGNFPIEGYEKFVAQFLGEGWDGYLNAVIRSTFGVIALLGVIGIGYYYAKAKGVEGISGAAVSLVAFLIISPQSHDLFVNAEGNAFRGFALKNLGTEGLFLAMITALLAVTVFAAVKNKGWTIKLPEGVPPAVMNSFAALIPSMFVMLLFFVLRLFFYFFTKDQYAHDFIYKVLQGPLEGLGKNFFFEPIYQFLSTLFWFFGINGPAVTNTVFSPLHLAMTTGNQEAFAAHMPLPHIFTGSFSDFFCNFGGGGSTLSLVLLMIFKGKSERMKKLGKLSIVPGIFGINEMVIFGLPVVLNPIIAIPFLLTPLVNTILGTLATVLHIIPRTTGTLLPWTTPLFFSGWLSTGSIVAGLFQIVQVAIGCMIYYPFFKILDTQYLKDETKPVEQNEKDDLEDISLDDISF is encoded by the coding sequence ATGTTTGATAAATTAGAGAAGGTTTTAGGACCTTTAGCTTCTAAATTGAGCAGTAATAAAGTTTTAGCGGCAATCCGTGATGGGTTTCTAGTGGGAACACCGTTAATTATAGCAGCTTCAATATTTTTAGTTATTGGTAATTTCCCTATTGAAGGATATGAAAAATTTGTTGCACAGTTTTTAGGTGAAGGATGGGATGGATATCTTAATGCTGTTATCCGTTCAACGTTTGGAGTAATAGCTCTTCTTGGTGTTATTGGTATTGGATATTATTATGCGAAGGCAAAGGGAGTAGAAGGAATTTCAGGAGCAGCTGTATCATTAGTAGCCTTTCTTATCATAAGTCCTCAATCTCATGATTTGTTTGTAAATGCAGAAGGAAACGCTTTTAGAGGATTTGCACTTAAAAATTTAGGAACAGAAGGTTTATTCCTTGCAATGATTACAGCACTACTTGCTGTCACTGTATTTGCTGCAGTTAAAAATAAAGGGTGGACAATAAAACTTCCTGAAGGAGTGCCGCCTGCAGTAATGAATTCATTTGCAGCATTAATACCAAGTATGTTTGTAATGCTTCTGTTCTTTGTGTTAAGACTTTTCTTCTATTTCTTTACAAAAGATCAGTATGCACATGACTTTATTTATAAAGTTCTGCAAGGTCCTCTTGAAGGTTTAGGAAAGAATTTCTTCTTTGAACCAATTTATCAGTTCTTATCAACATTATTCTGGTTCTTTGGTATTAACGGTCCTGCTGTTACAAATACAGTTTTCTCTCCATTACACCTCGCTATGACAACAGGAAATCAGGAAGCATTTGCGGCTCATATGCCATTACCTCATATATTTACAGGTTCATTCTCTGATTTCTTCTGTAACTTCGGTGGAGGAGGAAGTACACTATCTCTAGTGTTACTGATGATCTTTAAAGGTAAGTCAGAACGTATGAAAAAATTAGGAAAATTATCTATAGTGCCTGGAATTTTTGGAATAAACGAAATGGTTATTTTTGGACTTCCAGTTGTGTTAAACCCAATTATTGCGATTCCATTTTTATTAACACCGCTTGTTAATACAATTTTAGGTACACTTGCAACAGTATTACATATTATTCCTCGTACTACAGGAACATTATTACCTTGGACAACGCCTTTATTCTTTTCAGGATGGCTTTCTACAGGAAGCATAGTTGCAGGACTTTTCCAGATAGTACAGGTAGCAATAGGATGTATGATTTACTATCCATTCTTTAAAATATTGGATACTCAATATCTAAAAGATGAAACAAAACCTGTAGAACAAAATGAAAAAGATGATTTGGAAGATATTTCACTTGATGATATCTCTTTCTAA
- a CDS encoding DUF7916 family protein, whose protein sequence is MGKRLLSCFTSDFNKMSGQDLKNAIKASEGRTVLSENVAGRRSVTSDVTNSELARAFGADLILLNGIDVYNPVIDALPESDEPIKLVKKLTGRPVGLNLEPVDLKADMMEEIEIIPEGRICSEATLKKIEKMGFDFVCLTGNPGTGVTNSQIAEGIKLAKKHFSGMVIAGKMHSAGVDEPVANLDVVKEFIESGADVIMLPAVGTVPGFTQSEMEKAVKYIKENGALSMSAIGTSQESSTRETIRQIAIMNKIAGVDIQHIGDAGYSGVANYENIMELSIAIRGVRHTIRMIAASNDR, encoded by the coding sequence ATGGGAAAGAGGTTATTAAGCTGTTTTACTAGTGATTTTAATAAAATGTCAGGCCAAGACTTGAAGAATGCTATTAAGGCAAGTGAAGGCAGAACAGTATTGTCAGAAAATGTTGCAGGAAGAAGAAGTGTTACAAGTGATGTTACAAATAGTGAACTGGCAAGAGCTTTTGGAGCAGACCTTATACTACTGAATGGAATTGATGTGTATAATCCAGTTATAGATGCTCTTCCTGAGTCAGATGAGCCTATAAAGCTTGTAAAAAAACTTACAGGAAGACCTGTAGGACTTAATCTGGAACCTGTAGATCTGAAAGCTGACATGATGGAAGAAATAGAGATTATCCCTGAAGGAAGAATATGTTCAGAAGCTACACTGAAAAAGATAGAAAAAATGGGATTTGACTTTGTATGCTTGACAGGTAATCCTGGAACAGGAGTTACAAACAGCCAGATTGCTGAAGGAATAAAATTGGCTAAAAAGCATTTTTCAGGAATGGTAATAGCAGGTAAAATGCACTCTGCAGGAGTTGACGAACCTGTTGCAAATTTAGATGTTGTAAAAGAATTTATTGAAAGTGGTGCAGATGTTATAATGCTTCCAGCTGTAGGAACAGTACCTGGATTTACTCAGAGTGAAATGGAAAAAGCTGTAAAATACATCAAAGAAAATGGAGCACTTTCAATGTCTGCGATAGGGACAAGTCAGGAAAGCTCCACAAGAGAAACAATAAGACAAATAGCAATAATGAATAAAATTGCGGGAGTAGATATTCAACATATTGGAGATGCAGGATATTCAGGAGTTGCAAATTATGAGAATATAATGGAACTGTCAATCGCCATAAGGGGTGTAAGACACACAATTAGAATGATTGCTGCTTCAAATGATAGATAA
- a CDS encoding 6-phospho-alpha-glucosidase: MKKFSIVVAGGGSTFTPGIVLMLLENLDKFPIRQIKFYDNDAERQEVIAKACDIIIKEKAPDINFVYTTDPETAFTDVDFVMAHIRVGKYAMREKDEKIPLRHGVLGQETCGPGGISYGMRSIGGVIELVDYMEKYSPNAWMLNYSNPAAIVAEATRRLRPNSKILNICDMPIGIEIRMAEMLGLKSRKDMVIRYFGLNHFGWWTDIRDKEGNDLMPALREKVAKIGYNVEIEGENTEASWNDTFTKARDVFAIDPTTMPNTYLKYYFFPDYVVEHSDPNHTRANEVMEGREKFVFGECRAIAEKGTAKDSKLHVDDHASYIVDLARAIAYDTKERMLLIVENDGAISNFDPTAMVEVPCIVGSNGPEKIVQGKIPQFQKGLMEQQVSVEKLVVEAWIEGSYQKLWQAITLSRTVPSASVAKAILDDLIEANKDFWPVLK; the protein is encoded by the coding sequence ATGAAGAAATTTTCAATTGTAGTAGCTGGTGGAGGGAGTACATTTACTCCAGGAATTGTGTTGATGTTACTTGAAAATTTAGATAAATTTCCGATTAGACAAATAAAATTTTATGATAACGATGCAGAAAGACAAGAAGTTATAGCAAAAGCTTGTGACATTATTATAAAGGAAAAAGCGCCTGATATTAACTTTGTTTATACAACAGACCCTGAAACAGCATTTACTGATGTAGACTTTGTTATGGCACATATAAGAGTTGGAAAATATGCAATGCGTGAAAAAGATGAAAAAATACCTTTAAGACATGGAGTATTAGGACAAGAAACTTGCGGACCTGGAGGAATTTCTTATGGAATGCGTTCAATTGGTGGAGTTATTGAGTTAGTTGATTATATGGAAAAATATTCACCAAATGCATGGATGTTAAACTATTCAAATCCTGCAGCAATCGTAGCAGAAGCAACTAGAAGATTACGTCCAAACTCTAAAATATTAAATATCTGTGACATGCCAATTGGAATTGAAATAAGAATGGCTGAAATGCTTGGGCTTAAATCAAGAAAAGATATGGTAATTAGATACTTTGGATTAAATCACTTTGGATGGTGGACAGACATTAGAGATAAAGAAGGAAATGACTTAATGCCTGCATTAAGAGAAAAAGTGGCGAAAATTGGATATAATGTAGAAATTGAAGGAGAAAATACAGAAGCAAGCTGGAATGATACATTCACAAAAGCAAGGGATGTATTTGCAATTGATCCTACAACAATGCCAAATACTTACTTAAAATATTACTTCTTTCCTGATTATGTAGTAGAACACTCAGATCCTAATCACACAAGAGCAAATGAAGTAATGGAGGGGAGAGAAAAATTTGTATTTGGAGAATGTAGAGCAATCGCTGAAAAAGGAACAGCAAAAGATAGCAAACTTCACGTTGACGATCATGCTTCATATATAGTTGACTTAGCAAGAGCAATCGCTTATGATACAAAAGAAAGAATGTTATTAATAGTAGAAAATGACGGAGCAATCTCAAACTTTGATCCAACTGCAATGGTTGAAGTGCCTTGTATAGTAGGTTCAAATGGACCAGAAAAAATTGTTCAAGGTAAAATCCCTCAATTCCAAAAAGGATTAATGGAACAACAAGTATCAGTTGAAAAATTGGTAGTAGAAGCATGGATTGAAGGTTCATACCAAAAATTATGGCAAGCAATCACATTGTCAAGAACAGTACCAAGTGCTTCAGTTGCAAAAGCAATATTGGATGACTTAATTGAAGCAAATAAAGACTTCTGGCCAGTGTTGAAATAA
- a CDS encoding PTS sugar transporter subunit IIB gives MKRIYLFCSAGMSTSLVARRMQEVADKHSLPVEVKAFPDNKIDIIVEEFHPDIILLGPQVKFKLEETASKYEPKGIPVAVIDLEDYGKVDGERILKRAIKILKEKAVK, from the coding sequence ATGAAAAGAATATATTTATTTTGTAGTGCGGGAATGTCTACAAGTCTAGTTGCTAGAAGGATGCAGGAAGTAGCTGATAAACATAGTCTTCCCGTTGAAGTGAAAGCTTTTCCTGACAATAAGATAGATATTATTGTTGAGGAATTTCATCCTGATATAATTTTGTTGGGACCACAAGTAAAGTTTAAACTTGAAGAGACAGCTTCAAAATATGAACCAAAAGGTATCCCAGTAGCAGTAATTGATCTTGAAGATTATGGAAAAGTTGACGGGGAACGTATATTAAAAAGAGCAATAAAAATACTAAAAGAAAAGGCGGTAAAATAA